The uncultured Bacteroides sp. DNA segment GCCTTCCTTTCGGATATAGATATTCTCTACATCCTGCGCTGTGCGGAGAAGAGTGGAAAACTTGATGTTATACTCATAATAACCATCACGCACCGTCATGCTTCCCGGTTCAATATTATTCTGCGTCAGTGCCGCTTCAATATTCTCAATAGACAATCCCAGCATTGCCATTTTGCTCATATCCGGCACTATCTGTAATTGCCTTTGCAGCAACCCACTAACATCCACCATCGACACTTCCGGCAACTGTTCTATCCGGCGTTTGATTACCGATTCAGCGAATTCACACAGGTTGAGAAATGCCTTTTCATCCGTCTTAGCATAAATACTGTCACTTTTCAAAGTTAAGTTGAGATACAACACCGGTATATCCGTAGCACTAGCCTTTACTACTTTCGGACGATCCGTATCTTTCGGAAGATAATTCATTGCCGCATCAATTTTCTCATTCACCTCAATAAAAGCTAAATCAGTATTTGTACCATGCTCAAAACTAAGCCTGATAATTCCTGCACCATCACGTGTTTCACTAGTCATATCCTTCAGTTGCGCTATTTGAATCAACTGTTGACGAATAGGCTTCACTACAGTATTCTCCAATTCACGGGCAGAAGTATTGGGTACTGCCACCTGCACTGTAATTTCGGGTATAGATATGTCGGGCAACAAAGAGACCGGCAAGGTGAAGTATGTTACCAAACCAAGTATAAAGCAGGCTGTAAATGCCATCAGTACCGCAATGGGACGTTGTATTAAGAATTTTATCATCTGCTTCCGGTCTGTAGGTTTTTAACAACAGAAACAGGTGCTTCGTGTGCCAAATTTATGTTTCCGGTTACGATCACCGTATCTCCCTCCTTCAATCCGTCTGCAATGCTATAACTGTCAGCATTCTCCAAGGCCGTATGTATATAATTCCACATAGCCTTGCCTTCTTTTAGTGTAAATACGACCTGCTTACCCGAACGAAGCACAACAGCACTCTTCGGAATAACCAGTTGTTCACCAAGTGAACGGTGTACACTCACCCTCACATTCATTCCGTTGAAAAGTTTGGCATTTCCATTTACTCTTGCCCTAACCTTTACCATTCCTTTGTCATCCACCAATGGATTAATCTCCGCAATGCTTCCTTCATGCACGGCAGATACATCTGCAAAAGGAGTTATTAGCACTTTATCTCCTTTCTTCAGCAACGGCAGTTCACTTTCCAGTACGGAAAAGTCCACCTCCATACTACGGGTATCCATCAGTGTACAAAACACATTGGCAGTACTTGCTGCATTCATTGGTTTAGAAAAAAGATTAGCCACTGTTCCATCAAAAGGAGCAGTTAACGTAGCATGTTGTTCTTCGTACAATGCCAAATCATAATCAGCCTTACTCTGGTCATATCCACTCTTTACCTTTGCCAACTTCATGGTTGCGTCAGGTACCTTCTCGAAATCCTTCGCTGCATACCCTTGTCCAATGAGTACGTCTTGTAATTCCAAGCGTGCTTTTTCGAGTGCATTCTTTGCCTGTAACAGTTTATTGCCCAGCCTAAATTTATCCAACTCCGCCAGCTTCTGTCCTTTGCGTACTTTATCGCCATTCTTCACCCAGATATGTACAATCACTTCAGCCGTCTGGAAGCGAAGATCGGCAAACCCCAGAGCAGCCACCTTCCCATTACTGACTAACTCGTGATTAAAAACCTGCTTGCGCAATGGGATGACGGTAACTTCGTTTTTTATATCAGGCAACACCGTTTTCACTCCTTTTTCAGAGTCTTCTTTTTTCTTTTCACCGGAGCAAGCAATGAATAAAGTCATTAGTAAACAAAGGCACAAACAAGTATCTTTTCGTCTCATATCAGTAGTTTTTCGTTTCCGTATTTTTCACTAAAAAAGATATCAAAACATTTTAATTAGTCAAACATAGTAATTTAGCCTAAAAAGAACAAAAAATCATCGTCACATTTGCGTCACATTTGAAAAATTGTGCAAAAATCAGATATAATGCACAACATACAAGGAAGTTCACCCTTGCAATTAGCGATTGCATATACAGATTGGCCATCTTCACTTATTGCAGTTCTTCTTAAATTCATGTTCGGCTAAAATTAGCTATTTCAAGTCCTTTTTTTGTTTATAGAAAATCAAAATAGGATTATCATCTTCTTTCATTTTTAATGAATCAATTTTTCTCATTGACATATGTTCAGTAGCCAATTGATGATGTTTTACATAATTCTCAGGGAGAAGGATGAACAAAATTTTATCATCATCTCCTTCATATGGATAATAATAATTCGCCATGTCCATACCTAAGGTTTCTTCTTCAACAATTTTGTCCCAATAAACTTTATTGTCTTCTTTATTTATAATAAAAAGCCCATTCCGATTAGAACGAAAGACTAAATAATCGCTTGTTTCCCGAATAGAGTTCAGACCATAGATAAGATTACCGTCCATGACTTCTCTAAAAAAAGCCTGTGGATCTGAAACTGATTTCTTTATCAAGCTCTCATTTAATTCGGAAGCAGGAATATCTAACTTATAAGGGGACTTAAGCTGTTGCTCCTCATAAAAGAACAAACTAAAATCCAAAGGCGCACTGAACCAAAGCCGCTTACTCTTCACAAGCTGATTACCTTGGCTCCTAATGGGAAAGTCAATTTTATCATTTCTACCTGCATCTTTCCATGTTTTATCTTTTAAATCAAAGATTTTAAGCATATAAGGATAACAAGAATAGCCCTCCAGTTTATTATAAAAAATAATCTTTCCATTATCTACTGCTATCTCTTCAAACAAGCCATCAACTTTTATCTCGGAAAGAAACCTCCCGCGCATATCTAAAAAAGACAGTTTAGAATAATCATTATAAACGAGTATTTGTTCCGATGATTCATCAAACGCGATATCCAGTATCGTTCTTGATTCCCCGGGACCACTCCCCAACTTACAGATACACTTTTCTATCTTTCCGTCTTTTGCATTTACTACAAAAATTTGGTTCGTTTTACCAGATAGGATGATGATCTTATCTTTATATCTTATTAACCTCTTTATGTCTGGAACAAGAGAAGTATCATTTGTTTGAATAGCCACAATTTCAGCTATTTCAAAATGGTTTTTGAAATAATTCATCTCTGATTTTGCTCCTGAAACGCCTAAAAACAACTGTCCACTGTCCTTATTCACATTGCTAGAGGAGCAAGAAAAAAAAGTGAATAGCACAATATAAAAAGAAAACAATTTACTCATAGTATTATTTTTTATGAAGGTGAATCAAAAGTTCATTCACCGTTAATGTACTTTTATTACACCTTCATTCTTTATACAATTTAGTTAAACTAAGGAACATTTACCTCTCGCAGTATATTTTTCGTATATCCCGCTAGTACACGGTAATTTTCCATCACCAATACAATTCACGCTATAACGCGAAACGTCATAAAGAACATTGTTCACACAATCAGTACCAGTACCTAAATCCGTTATGATGATAGACTTAACTTCCCAGCTTCCACCTCCGCTTTCCTCCTGTGCCAATGCCTCCACATTAGCCAATGCCACTGCTGACATATTCTCATGACTTGATCTTAAAATTAGGTATAAATTACCAACTAATACAATCATAACAATTACAGTTCCAGCATAAATTTTCTTTTTCATAATCTAATAAGTTAAAATAATTATTTTACATGCATTTCTTATGTCGGTATTTATCCTTTCAACCAACGAGTAATTATATTACTCCTTTCAGTCGTTCTTCCTACCTTAGCCTCAACCTCCTTTTTTTAGTGATTAGCATTCATATATTTATATCGATATCCAGAAATTATGCCAAATGTTTATTTAACCACCCTACCCTTTATTAATAAATGAATTGGATTTTTGTAGTCTTTAAAATATGTGAATATATTCTCTTCTATATACCCAACTTTGTAAGGTCTATAAATAAATGATATTGAATCGGTATACCCTGGTTTCATTTCACTAAAATCATAATGATAATCAGCAAGACAGCCACAGGGTATATTAATATAGTCTATCGCTAAAGTTTTCTTTCCTGCATTCGTTATTAATACACTAAATTTAATAGTATCAGCTATGGAAATGGCTCCAAATGAAAATGGAGAACTAATTGATACTGATGGTAAACTATTCGTTTCTTTATTAGCGCAACCAACAATAAATAAAAACAAACAAAATGGCATAACAATATTTCTCATAAATATAATTTTGCTAGTTATTCCAATCGCAATTTTGCGAGTAAATTCGCTAAACGATTTTATTAATTAATTTCAAGATCCTTAAAATGCATTACAAATTATTTATCAGTTACGTATCCACTTGAGAAAAATGCTAATACTGGATTGTCGTCTTCTTGAACATTTCCAATTGAATACAATACTTTTTTGTCCGCAAATAACTTCGGATTTTTCCGTATTTCAAGTATTCTATCTGCTTGTAAAGCATATACTATTTCCTGATTAGTAGTTGTTAATGCAGGCCCCCAACCTTGACCAAAGAAGTCACTTCTATCCGTAATACTTTTGTATGATTTTCCAGATTCTACACAGTAGAATATATTGCAAGATTGATAATTTGGCATTGGATAATTGATATTAAGAAAATCATCGGTCGCATAAATATTGCTTATTCCTACTGAAAATCCTTTCTTGCGTAAACTTGAACCCGCATCAGAAGCAGCCTCAAGTTCCATGCCATTCAAATTAGATAAGGTTTTTGCATCGGCAATTTTTTGTTCCGACTTAACCAACAAGATAGGCTTTGGAATATTTTGTTGGGAAAATTCGAAAATTAAATCGGAAAAATAAGTCGTTGTGTAAAACCCTTTTTGCGAGTAAGTAGCTATACTTCTCATAGGGGTGCATGAAATATTACCTATAATACTAAACGGTAAATATTCTTTCTTAAAAGAGTAATCATTTTCATCAACAGTTATATATGCGTATTTGCTCTCCTTATTGTTACGCATGCCAATCAATAAATTACGCCCTGATTGACCAACAATATTATAGCTATTTTCCATTTTTTTTGTGCAACTATGACTACTAATAAATTTCCCATCAAATGTAAATCGCAAAATTTTAGACTTCAAAACATCAAAAACGCCAACATACTTCTTGTTCTTGTTTATATAAAAGTCAACAAAAGAGAGTAATTCTTCACCACCTTGTCCTATGCTTCCTACTTTATTAACAAACTTTCCAGACATCGTAAAGACAAATAAATTACTATTACTATCTTTTACAAATATTAAATTATTTTCAATACAAACCTTATCTATTTCGCCAATTAAACATTCATTAGTTGTTTCCAATGCCACGAAGCGGCAATTGTCGATAGGTCGCTTATACGAAAACAAATTCTTCACTTCCAACTGGTCTACATCTATTGTAGCAGCAAAATTTGGCGCCTCTTTTTTGCACGATAGAACGATAAATGAAATACTCACCAAAATTAAAAATCGCAAAATAATTAATTGTCTCATCTTTTTATTTATTCAATGAGATACTATTGCCCCTATACAAAGGTGCAATAGCATCCATTTTATTTGTTAAAGTAATCTAACCTTCCCTACGTGTGATTTTAAACAACAATTCCCCTTGGAGGATGGACAATAGCCTGATTTATAAGTGAAACTGACTTCCGCTCCAGCTCCAAATGGACCAAATTTGCGACCAGCAAATACAACATAACCATCAGCACCTGCTTTTCCAGTAAAGCGAGAATCTTTATAATCTTCTTTTGCATTTCGATTATATATAAAAATATCACAATCAGAAACACCTTCATCCTGTTCGGGATCTGCTAATGCTTCTACATTAGCCATTACAAGGTCCTTCATATTACTCGTTTTATTAAAATTCACATTGATCATTGTACCTACAGCAATAGCTACTACTACCACGGTACCAAAGAAAATCTTTTTCATAAATTTCGTATTAATTTTATACTACTAACTTTTTATTTTTTGACTGTATATATCATTTCGACAGTCCGAAGTTATATGCTTCATGGTAATTCATACTTTTCTTGTACCTTTGTCCTCCTTTCCTTTGTTAAGTGGGAATTGGGGCGAAGGTTGTTGTTCAGGCTATTGCGAGTATGAACAATTATTCGCCCCATTTTCCATATTATTTATAAAATCGTCCCTTATTGTTAAAAATGCACATGTTCATTATAAGAATATACATATTGCAAATATGGTCATTTTTACCACCACACCTGTTTTCCTTTCTCATAGGTAAAAATGCGTTCATCAGCTCCCTTTGTTCTGTTATGCAAAAGATACAAAGCATTACTTGGGACATTGTTATATACTAAAGAGTCGGCTGATGCTCTTTGCTCTCCAAGTGATTTCCAACCATTATTCCAATATACTAATTCATAACTATCGCCCTTCTCTATAATATTACCATCGGTACGTGGCATAAAACGAATTCGGCTTACTCTTACAGCTTTCTGTGACTTCAATCCAACCCATCCACCATTAGGCATAGGAGCTTCAAATCCAGTCAAGATATTTTTATCAAACACTTTTTCTTTTGTCGATCCATTATCATTGCAACTCCCTTCTGTACCGATTATACTTCCAGTTATCTCTTTCCCATTTTCATCATAAAACATTAGCTCATTAATATTACAGTTTTTACCATCAGCTCCTATATACCTTAGATATTTAAACCTTCTATTGTTTTCAATTTCCAGATCACAGAAACTAGCATTGGTCATACTATTAAACGTGTACAAATCTACTGCATTCACAAAGTCAGGATTGTTTGCTCCCTGAAACCGGCCACCTATCATTTTATCGTTGGGACTACCATAAAATAAATATGGATATTTACGATACAAAACCACTTGCTGTAACTTCTTAGCATTCGGCTTTAGTATCTTTATTTCCCCTGACGCACTAAGTAAGAAAGGATTCCCTGCAGGTATGTTGCCCGTACTGTTGTAATAAATGGGTAAATAGGCTACTTCTCTCCCCATTTTATTAAAGATTACGCTGTTTGAGTGTATCTCACCCCAAAAAATCGGGACCCACTTTTTATTATCAAATACAGACAAATAAGCAAAATGCCGCTTTTTAGCCTTTTTAGGGTCAAGAATAACTTTGATATTTGATGTTTTCGAATATTCTTCTGATGATAGCGGTGTAATGGTACCGACTGTAGCGGAGTAAAGGATACCGGTTATAGCGGTCAAATAGGTACCGGTTGTAGCGGTGTAATGGGTACCGGCATCACGTCTGTAATTTCCAGTTGCAAACATAGTTATTTTTTCTGTCTTTTTCTCATGGATTCACCTTTAAGTTCTATGTGGGTTGCGTTATTAATCAGCCTGTCCATAATTGCATCCGCTAAGGTAGGTTCTGCTATGTAATCATACCATTTACTAATCGGTAGTTGTGATATAATAATAACCGATTTTCTATCATACCTTTCCTCTAAGATTTGCAAGAGCGCCAATCTGGAATTAACGTCCAATGGTTGTAATCCAAAGTCATCCAGTATGATCAGTTCATTCTTCTCCAGATGAGTAATCACTTTGAGGAAAGTTCCATCAATTTTCGACAAGGCTATTCTCTCAATAAACTTGTTCATGTTCAGATACTCCGTGCGGAATCCGAGTTGGCACGCTTGTCTTCCCAAGGCACATGCCAGATAAGACTTGCCGCATCCTGTAAGCCCTGTTATTAGGATATTCTCCGCTCTGCGTATAAAACTGCAATCCCCAATTTGAGACATCATGTCTTTGGTCAGATTGCGCGCCACCGAACATTCTATATCCTCTATGCACGCACCGTATCTGAGCTTGCTGGTTTTCAGATACATCATGGTCTTTTGGTTATTGCGGTAAATACGTTCCGCTTCAACGAGTTTGGCTATGGTAAGCTCCATACCCGGCCTGTCTTGCATGGGCAGACTGATGATAGCCTTATAAGCATCGGCCATCCCTTTAAGTTTGAGACCTTCTAACTGGTCCGCTGTTTCTTGATTGTTCATCTTTCTTTGTTATTAATTTGATTATATTCCTGCGCGCCTCTTACTTGTGTGTTCAGAGGCGTTGTGGAGATTGTTTCTGTTTGATTCTGATCCAGATCCAGATTCTTTTGGAGTATATTTCTTAGCATGGTCAGCGTAAAACCTAAAGATCCGGAGCGTATGATTGAGCAGGCACTCTCTATGCGCCTCTCACCATATCTTGAAGCCAGAGAGAAGATCCCCTGGCAAGTTCTGTAGGACTGTTGAGGAAAGTTTCTGCTTGCCAGTAGACTGTCCACAGCCCATTTGGTAGCTTGTCCAATATGCAGAGCACGTGCTTGTATGGCTGCCGCATTATACTCTTTGGTGCGTTTATAAGCGATATGATTGGCAGGCATGTGGTTCTCTTGAGTGGTATAACCATAAGCGGCAAAGTTCCTTCTATGGATCACGATACGTTCTGCTGCCACGTAAACCTCAACGGTATCCATATCCCACAGGACTTTTGCCCGTTTTCCCACATATTGATAAGGAATGCTATAAGAGTGCTGTTCACTACCCACAAGTACATGGTAATTGGAGGAGACGGTAAACTCTTTCTGGTAACGAAAACGGTATGGAGTAAGAGGAAGTACGTTCATCAGCGGTTTCTCTTCACGTATATAAATGTCTCTGCGACTGATTCCTTTGCGTTTGATATCCTTGTAGTTGAACTCATCCAAAAGTTCCAGAATACGGCTGTTTAGGCTGTCTAGCGTATAAAAGACTTCATTCCGCATACGGGCATAAATGAACTGATAGAGTTTATTTACCAGTCCTTCCACCGGACCCTTATCACGGGGCTTGCGTACACGACAGACATCCGGCATGATGCCGTAATGAAGGCACCACTGGTCTGTGGCATCTGTAAACCTGGGCTCATAACGGGAGGACTTCTTTACCCATTGGGTCATGTTATCGCTTTTAGCCACTTGAGGAACAGCGCCAAGATACTCAAGTCCTTTTCCTAAACCGTAGAAGAAATGTTCCATAACAGCACTCATCAGGGCGATGGCAAAAGCGTAGCCGCTAAAGGGGAGAATGCAGCACAGAAGTACCACGGCTTGGGAAGAGCCGCTCTTACGATCGGTCAGATAAAGATGATCGCCTGCAAAATCAATCTGCCACTCTTGAC contains these protein-coding regions:
- a CDS encoding efflux RND transporter periplasmic adaptor subunit yields the protein MRRKDTCLCLCLLMTLFIACSGEKKKEDSEKGVKTVLPDIKNEVTVIPLRKQVFNHELVSNGKVAALGFADLRFQTAEVIVHIWVKNGDKVRKGQKLAELDKFRLGNKLLQAKNALEKARLELQDVLIGQGYAAKDFEKVPDATMKLAKVKSGYDQSKADYDLALYEEQHATLTAPFDGTVANLFSKPMNAASTANVFCTLMDTRSMEVDFSVLESELPLLKKGDKVLITPFADVSAVHEGSIAEINPLVDDKGMVKVRARVNGNAKLFNGMNVRVSVHRSLGEQLVIPKSAVVLRSGKQVVFTLKEGKAMWNYIHTALENADSYSIADGLKEGDTVIVTGNINLAHEAPVSVVKNLQTGSR
- a CDS encoding 6-bladed beta-propeller, yielding MSKLFSFYIVLFTFFSCSSSNVNKDSGQLFLGVSGAKSEMNYFKNHFEIAEIVAIQTNDTSLVPDIKRLIRYKDKIIILSGKTNQIFVVNAKDGKIEKCICKLGSGPGESRTILDIAFDESSEQILVYNDYSKLSFLDMRGRFLSEIKVDGLFEEIAVDNGKIIFYNKLEGYSCYPYMLKIFDLKDKTWKDAGRNDKIDFPIRSQGNQLVKSKRLWFSAPLDFSLFFYEEQQLKSPYKLDIPASELNESLIKKSVSDPQAFFREVMDGNLIYGLNSIRETSDYLVFRSNRNGLFIINKEDNKVYWDKIVEEETLGMDMANYYYPYEGDDDKILFILLPENYVKHHQLATEHMSMRKIDSLKMKEDDNPILIFYKQKKDLK
- a CDS encoding NVEALA domain-containing protein; amino-acid sequence: MKKKIYAGTVIVMIVLVGNLYLILRSSHENMSAVALANVEALAQEESGGGSWEVKSIIITDLGTGTDCVNNVLYDVSRYSVNCIGDGKLPCTSGIYEKYTARGKCSLV
- a CDS encoding DUF1573 domain-containing protein, with translation MRNIVMPFCLFLFIVGCANKETNSLPSVSISSPFSFGAISIADTIKFSVLITNAGKKTLAIDYINIPCGCLADYHYDFSEMKPGYTDSISFIYRPYKVGYIEENIFTYFKDYKNPIHLLIKGRVVK
- a CDS encoding 6-bladed beta-propeller produces the protein MRQLIILRFLILVSISFIVLSCKKEAPNFAATIDVDQLEVKNLFSYKRPIDNCRFVALETTNECLIGEIDKVCIENNLIFVKDSNSNLFVFTMSGKFVNKVGSIGQGGEELLSFVDFYINKNKKYVGVFDVLKSKILRFTFDGKFISSHSCTKKMENSYNIVGQSGRNLLIGMRNNKESKYAYITVDENDYSFKKEYLPFSIIGNISCTPMRSIATYSQKGFYTTTYFSDLIFEFSQQNIPKPILLVKSEQKIADAKTLSNLNGMELEAASDAGSSLRKKGFSVGISNIYATDDFLNINYPMPNYQSCNIFYCVESGKSYKSITDRSDFFGQGWGPALTTTNQEIVYALQADRILEIRKNPKLFADKKVLYSIGNVQEDDNPVLAFFSSGYVTDK
- a CDS encoding NVEALA domain-containing protein, whose translation is MKKIFFGTVVVVAIAVGTMINVNFNKTSNMKDLVMANVEALADPEQDEGVSDCDIFIYNRNAKEDYKDSRFTGKAGADGYVVFAGRKFGPFGAGAEVSFTYKSGYCPSSKGNCCLKSHVGKVRLL
- the istB gene encoding IS21-like element helper ATPase IstB, giving the protein MNNQETADQLEGLKLKGMADAYKAIISLPMQDRPGMELTIAKLVEAERIYRNNQKTMMYLKTSKLRYGACIEDIECSVARNLTKDMMSQIGDCSFIRRAENILITGLTGCGKSYLACALGRQACQLGFRTEYLNMNKFIERIALSKIDGTFLKVITHLEKNELIILDDFGLQPLDVNSRLALLQILEERYDRKSVIIISQLPISKWYDYIAEPTLADAIMDRLINNATHIELKGESMRKRQKK
- the istA gene encoding IS21 family transposase — translated: MTNDKITMLKLKRMLQLLSCGQSLNFICSELHMSKRTVHNYKQLVSQTNLTYDALLRLSDFDLAAILQPASSVPQADGRKSTLDFQLEGYLSELNRPYVTIQLLWEEYIVQYPDGYQYTQFKKYLTDYRKHHEYVYHNTYAPGQEWQIDFAGDHLYLTDRKSGSSQAVVLLCCILPFSGYAFAIALMSAVMEHFFYGLGKGLEYLGAVPQVAKSDNMTQWVKKSSRYEPRFTDATDQWCLHYGIMPDVCRVRKPRDKGPVEGLVNKLYQFIYARMRNEVFYTLDSLNSRILELLDEFNYKDIKRKGISRRDIYIREEKPLMNVLPLTPYRFRYQKEFTVSSNYHVLVGSEQHSYSIPYQYVGKRAKVLWDMDTVEVYVAAERIVIHRRNFAAYGYTTQENHMPANHIAYKRTKEYNAAAIQARALHIGQATKWAVDSLLASRNFPQQSYRTCQGIFSLASRYGERRIESACSIIRSGSLGFTLTMLRNILQKNLDLDQNQTETISTTPLNTQVRGAQEYNQINNKER